A stretch of Desulfocurvus vexinensis DSM 17965 DNA encodes these proteins:
- a CDS encoding restriction endonuclease subunit S, with product MTGNGWATVPLGEVLEKNEDSIEIDVAARYQQVTVRLWGKGVVPRGETTGLELATGRRFRVRAGDFILSRIDARHGAFGIVSDELDGAIATNDFPSFKIIDQRLAPGFLKWLSCTQRFIELCRSASEGTTNRVRLKEDRFLRMSIPLPDRDEQDRIVIKIDAIVAKINEALSYKAEIERKAEAMLRSAFAQVIDGVPSRTMNDVAPLVRRPVEPKMGEEYPELGIRSFGKGTFHKPALDYLSVGTKRLYGIEPGDLIFSNVFAWEGAIAVAQPEDSDRYGSHRFITCVPKAGVSTPEFLCFYFLTEEGLRKIGEASPGGAGRNRTLGLTKLTEIEVPVPEYGKQVWFNRLQAKVAAMLAAQKDAESELDALLPSILDKAFKGEL from the coding sequence ATGACGGGCAACGGCTGGGCTACAGTTCCTCTCGGGGAGGTTCTCGAAAAGAACGAGGACTCAATCGAGATCGATGTGGCCGCCCGCTACCAGCAGGTCACCGTGCGACTGTGGGGTAAGGGAGTTGTTCCACGAGGGGAAACGACAGGTTTGGAATTGGCTACGGGACGCAGATTTCGCGTTCGTGCAGGCGATTTCATTCTGTCTCGAATTGATGCGAGGCATGGCGCATTTGGTATCGTATCCGATGAATTGGATGGAGCCATTGCTACTAACGATTTCCCATCCTTCAAGATAATCGACCAACGCCTTGCTCCTGGTTTTTTAAAGTGGCTGAGTTGTACCCAAAGATTCATAGAACTGTGCCGATCTGCTAGCGAAGGAACGACCAACCGCGTAAGGCTCAAGGAGGACAGATTCCTTCGAATGTCGATACCGCTCCCCGACAGGGATGAACAAGACCGGATCGTGATAAAGATCGATGCCATCGTTGCGAAAATAAATGAGGCACTGAGCTATAAGGCAGAGATCGAACGGAAAGCGGAGGCAATGCTCCGTAGCGCCTTTGCACAAGTAATTGATGGTGTGCCCTCGCGGACGATGAACGATGTGGCTCCGCTTGTACGTCGTCCCGTCGAACCCAAAATGGGTGAGGAATATCCGGAACTCGGTATCCGGTCATTCGGCAAAGGGACATTCCACAAACCCGCCCTCGATTACCTGAGTGTGGGCACAAAGCGACTTTACGGCATAGAGCCTGGAGACCTCATTTTTAGCAACGTGTTTGCGTGGGAAGGAGCGATTGCAGTTGCCCAACCAGAGGATAGCGACCGATACGGGTCTCACCGGTTCATAACATGTGTTCCCAAGGCGGGCGTCTCCACGCCCGAGTTCCTGTGCTTCTACTTCCTGACCGAGGAAGGGCTCCGGAAGATTGGCGAAGCTTCGCCAGGTGGAGCAGGAAGAAACCGCACATTGGGTCTCACCAAGTTGACCGAGATTGAGGTTCCCGTGCCGGAGTATGGTAAGCAGGTCTGGTTCAACCGCCTGCAAGCCAAAGTCGCTGCAATGCTCGCTGCACAAAAAGACGCCGAATCCGAACTCGACGCCCTGCTTCCCTCGATCCTGGACAAGGCATTCAAAGGGGAGCTTTAA